TAGAGCAGTAGTATCTATTGCATCTAATATTGCTGAAGGTTCCGGCCGAAACTCACCAAGGGAGTTTGATCAGTTTTTGGGATATGCACTAGGCTCAGCGTATGAGTTGGAAACACAATTGCTTATAGCATCAGATTTATCTATGATCAGAGATGAACTGGTAGATAAAATATTAAGCAGTTTAGCAGAGGTTCAAAAGTTGATAATTGGATTAAAAAAATGATAAGCACATATAAATGAATGAGGTTACCGAGGTAGTTCCGGTTTTATGCACAGGAGACCCATTAACAATCTAACCTCTAATATCTAAAATCTAAAAATCAACAAAATGGAAGCATACATCATAGCCGGATTTCGTTCCGCCGTAGGAAAAGCCCCGAGGGGATTGTTCCGGTTCACACGACCTGATGACCTCGCTGCGGATGTGATCAAACATCTGATGGCATCGGTTCCGTCGCTGGATAAGGATCGGATAGACGATGTGATTGTGGGTAATGCAACACCTGAAGCGGAACAGGGTCTGAATGTCGGGCGGATGATCTCACTGATGGCACTTGATACGATCAAGGTTCCGGGTATGACGGTCAATCGCTATTGCTCGTCGGGTCTGGAGACCATTGCCATTGCCACCGCCAAGATCAGAAGCGGCATGGCGGATTGTATCATCGCCGGTGGTGTGGAATGTATGTCACCGATACCGTTCGGTGGGTGGCGTATTGTTCCCAACTGGGATGTGACCAAATCTCATCCGGACTGGTACTGGGGAATGGGTTTGACTGCGGAAGCTGTAGCCCGTGACTATAAAGTGAGCCGGGAAGACCAGGATGAGTTCTCTTACAAGTCCCATATGAAAGCGGTGGATGCGATTAAGAATGGCCGCTTCAAGGATGACATTGTTCCGGTAACCGTCAAAGAAGTTTACCTGACCGAAGACGAAAAAAGAAAAGAACGGGAATATGTGGTAGACACCGACGAGGGTGCCCGTCCGGATACAACGATAGAACGCCTGGCCAAGCTCAGACCCGTTTTTGATGCCAAGGGTACGGTCACTGCGGGAAATGCTTCACAAACTTCGGACGGTGCTGCATTTGTGATTGTCATGTCTGAGAGGATGGTGAAAGAGTTGAACCTTGAACCGATTGCGCGGTTGGTGTCTTACGGTGTGTCGGGTGTTGAGCCCCGTGTGATGGGCATAGGACCGGTAGCAGCCATTCCCCAGGCGGTAGAAAGAGCCGGCATGAAACTGAAGGATATCGAGCAGATTGAGTTGAACGAAGCCTTTGCGTCGCAATCATTGGCGGTGATTCGTGAGCTGGGTATTGATCCGGACATTGTGAATGTAAACGGAGGAGCCATTGCATTGGGACATCCTTTGGGATGTACGGGAGCCAAATTGTCCGTGCAGCTTTTCAATGAGATGCGTCGCAGGAAGCAGAAGTATGGCATGGTTACCATGTGTGTAGGAACCGGACAAGGTGCAGCGGGTATATTCGAGTTGTTGAAGTAGGAGTGAGATAGATTGAAAGAGGGCAAGGG
This region of Flavobacteriales bacterium genomic DNA includes:
- a CDS encoding four helix bundle protein, translating into MHRFKQLKAWQKTMKLAIDVYSATNKFPESEKYGLVTQMNRAVVSIASNIAEGSGRNSPREFDQFLGYALGSAYELETQLLIASDLSMIRDELVDKILSSLAEVQKLIIGLKK
- a CDS encoding acetyl-CoA C-acyltransferase, translated to MEAYIIAGFRSAVGKAPRGLFRFTRPDDLAADVIKHLMASVPSLDKDRIDDVIVGNATPEAEQGLNVGRMISLMALDTIKVPGMTVNRYCSSGLETIAIATAKIRSGMADCIIAGGVECMSPIPFGGWRIVPNWDVTKSHPDWYWGMGLTAEAVARDYKVSREDQDEFSYKSHMKAVDAIKNGRFKDDIVPVTVKEVYLTEDEKRKEREYVVDTDEGARPDTTIERLAKLRPVFDAKGTVTAGNASQTSDGAAFVIVMSERMVKELNLEPIARLVSYGVSGVEPRVMGIGPVAAIPQAVERAGMKLKDIEQIELNEAFASQSLAVIRELGIDPDIVNVNGGAIALGHPLGCTGAKLSVQLFNEMRRRKQKYGMVTMCVGTGQGAAGIFELLK